A single window of Desulfovibrio sp. G11 DNA harbors:
- a CDS encoding LIC12162 family transferase, translated as MDHGRSILVLGRMPRGAEPETHRPAGPWCFVEQEEFFPAWDRRFTFPPEPLAEVPAMERACRRAKALCADSIAPLAAELCPHSASLPATYWETLLAPWAVNMASQIVERWDRVKSMAEVWGNDALHVPLLSPDCRFTFHTEPDFALHGALGHTFNHWLFSRLFEALFHEGWPQNWTWEYLEPVNREYGAAKCLSGKERLRGILRNAMLRLPFPRLKGVRLGQSLRFSLALLHKSRGHDCSQPLSSYGRAATGYDAALPEHLDVMALFRAGMPRSLKKLDHPKRLSPGMLAPRLRVASILAYEDAEYRQKLAFWRGRGHRLMYVQHGGNYGQVRCACDTAVVEYSQHAFATWGWSEHGSSRGNFIPLPYPQLARIKKRWHGQDGHNLLFVGTEMPAYGYRLDAHPTPLQLVDYRRDKLRFFESLEKSIRGSSLYRPYFPLPGSLRDADWLLERMPQVRLATGPLQPQMLACRLLVVDHNCTTTLEALVANVPTILFWRRDVWPVTPQSDALLDVLVRAGILYATPEEAAAKVAEVWEAPRAWWSRTSVQDARRAFCALQALTLKGDENHYWISTLKSL; from the coding sequence ATGGATCACGGGCGCAGCATACTCGTTCTTGGGCGCATGCCCCGGGGGGCAGAACCGGAAACGCACCGGCCTGCCGGGCCTTGGTGCTTTGTAGAGCAGGAGGAGTTTTTCCCCGCCTGGGACAGGCGTTTTACCTTTCCGCCCGAACCGCTGGCGGAAGTGCCCGCCATGGAGCGCGCCTGCCGGCGTGCCAAGGCGCTCTGCGCAGACAGCATCGCTCCGCTGGCGGCAGAACTGTGCCCGCACAGCGCCTCGCTGCCCGCCACCTACTGGGAGACTCTTCTGGCCCCGTGGGCCGTGAATATGGCTTCGCAGATAGTGGAACGCTGGGACCGGGTCAAAAGCATGGCCGAAGTGTGGGGCAACGATGCCCTGCACGTACCCCTGCTGTCACCGGACTGCCGCTTCACCTTTCACACGGAGCCGGACTTCGCCCTGCACGGCGCGCTCGGCCATACCTTTAATCACTGGCTGTTTTCGCGGCTGTTTGAGGCGCTCTTTCATGAAGGATGGCCGCAAAACTGGACCTGGGAATACCTTGAGCCTGTAAACCGCGAATATGGGGCGGCCAAATGTCTTTCCGGCAAGGAGCGCTTGCGCGGCATACTGCGCAATGCCATGCTGCGGCTGCCTTTTCCCCGTCTCAAGGGCGTCAGACTCGGGCAGAGCCTGCGATTTTCGCTGGCCCTGCTGCACAAAAGCCGGGGGCATGACTGCTCGCAACCGCTTTCATCCTATGGCAGGGCTGCCACGGGATATGACGCGGCACTGCCGGAGCATCTCGACGTCATGGCGCTTTTTCGTGCGGGGATGCCGCGTTCCCTGAAAAAACTGGACCATCCGAAGCGCCTTTCGCCCGGTATGCTGGCGCCACGCCTGCGCGTAGCCAGCATTCTGGCCTATGAGGATGCAGAATACCGGCAAAAGCTCGCTTTTTGGCGCGGGCGAGGCCACAGGCTCATGTATGTGCAGCATGGCGGCAATTACGGCCAGGTGCGTTGCGCCTGTGATACGGCCGTGGTGGAGTACAGCCAGCATGCTTTTGCCACCTGGGGCTGGAGCGAGCACGGCAGCAGCCGGGGAAATTTTATCCCCCTGCCGTATCCGCAGCTGGCCCGCATAAAAAAGCGCTGGCACGGCCAGGACGGGCATAACCTGCTCTTCGTGGGGACGGAAATGCCCGCCTATGGCTATCGGCTGGACGCGCATCCTACGCCGCTGCAGCTGGTGGATTACAGGCGAGACAAGCTGCGCTTTTTTGAATCACTGGAGAAGAGCATACGGGGCAGTTCCCTGTATCGGCCCTATTTTCCGTTGCCCGGCTCGCTGCGCGATGCGGACTGGCTGCTGGAGCGCATGCCTCAGGTGCGCCTGGCCACGGGGCCTCTGCAGCCGCAGATGCTTGCCTGCCGTCTGCTGGTCGTGGACCACAACTGCACCACGACCCTTGAGGCTCTGGTCGCCAACGTGCCGACCATTCTGTTCTGGCGGCGCGATGTGTGGCCCGTCACCCCACAAAGCGACGCCCTGCTGGACGTGCTTGTCAGGGCGGGTATACTGTACGCCACGCCTGAAGAGGCCGCCGCCAAGGTTGCCGAGGTGTGGGAAGCCCCCCGCGCATGGTGGAGCCGCACTTCTGTGCAGGACGCCCGCCGCGCCTTTTGCGCCCTGCAGGCTCTTACGCTCAAGGGTGATGAAAACCATTATTGGATCTCAACGTTGAAGAGTTTATAA
- a CDS encoding SEL1-like repeat protein: MKIRLVIIVFLAFLCLSPLWLSQGDARADDGESLRQVQTALGKNDYDEAVRLLKPLVDGGNAEALYVMGRLILDGKGVKKNRTRAAEFFRLAAEKGDVSAMNSWATALASGDGVPRNYREAARWFRKAAEQGLAMAQYNLGYLYAHGRGVSKDEAAAIDWYSRAANQGLASAQYSLGWTYLNSKGENQSDTKAAHWFEKAAEQDHPKAQNNLAFMYAEGRGYAQDPAKAVQWYTRAAEQGYAEAQYNLGFMYEQGRGVPQDYNQAVDWYRKAAEQNEAAAQYSLGLMYDQGTGVPRNLSEANRWYNLAAKNGDPDARSVVRAQNNKPQQARKAAPANRQQKRDKKQ, translated from the coding sequence ATGAAAATCCGGTTAGTTATCATAGTTTTTCTGGCATTTTTGTGCCTTTCGCCTTTGTGGCTGTCACAGGGCGACGCCCGCGCTGATGATGGGGAAAGCCTGCGCCAGGTGCAGACGGCACTGGGCAAAAACGATTACGATGAGGCCGTGCGCCTGCTCAAGCCGCTTGTTGACGGCGGCAATGCTGAAGCCCTGTACGTTATGGGCCGTCTTATTCTGGACGGCAAGGGCGTGAAGAAAAACCGCACCCGTGCGGCGGAGTTTTTCCGCCTGGCTGCGGAAAAGGGCGACGTGAGCGCCATGAACTCCTGGGCCACAGCCTTGGCCTCGGGCGACGGCGTGCCGCGCAACTACCGTGAGGCCGCGCGCTGGTTCCGCAAGGCGGCCGAACAGGGGCTGGCCATGGCCCAGTACAACCTTGGTTACCTCTACGCCCACGGGCGCGGCGTCAGCAAGGATGAGGCCGCCGCCATTGACTGGTACAGCCGTGCCGCCAATCAGGGCCTTGCATCGGCCCAGTATTCCCTGGGCTGGACCTATCTGAACAGCAAGGGTGAAAACCAGAGCGACACCAAAGCCGCCCACTGGTTTGAAAAAGCCGCGGAGCAAGATCACCCCAAGGCGCAGAACAATCTGGCATTCATGTACGCCGAGGGACGGGGCTATGCCCAGGACCCGGCCAAGGCCGTGCAGTGGTACACACGCGCTGCCGAACAGGGCTATGCCGAAGCCCAGTATAACCTTGGCTTTATGTACGAACAGGGCCGCGGCGTGCCGCAGGACTATAACCAGGCCGTGGACTGGTACCGCAAGGCTGCGGAGCAGAACGAGGCCGCCGCGCAGTACAGCCTGGGACTCATGTATGATCAGGGAACCGGCGTGCCGCGCAATCTGAGCGAGGCCAACCGCTGGTACAATCTGGCCGCCAAGAATGGCGACCCCGATGCCCGATCCGTGGTGCGCGCCCAGAACAACAAGCCGCAGCAGGCGCGCAAGGCCGCTCCGGCAAACCGGCAACAGAAGCGCGATAAAAAGCAGTAG
- a CDS encoding DMT family transporter codes for MQKNVTGYASALLAVIIWSGNFVVARAVAGLIPPWQCNFWRWLIALIILLPFAGKHWRTDWPAIKKNWRGLSLLGILGVTLLNTLLYKAGQTTESINMALLVPTAPVVILILSRVLYNEPISPRRMAGVLVVLAGVAILVSRGQWDRLAHLRFNEGDLWALGGVLCFGLYSLFIRQRSPDISPMGFSIATFALGLLYSLPFTAIEAFMLPLPQMSATLVISVLYAGIGCSALSFWLWTVAVDRIGPVRAGMVYYSLPVFAGIAASIVLHERVAPAQLAGGALVISGIIIATLVLPQHRAKA; via the coding sequence ATGCAAAAAAATGTAACGGGCTATGCCTCCGCCCTTCTGGCCGTCATCATCTGGTCTGGAAACTTTGTGGTTGCCCGGGCAGTGGCGGGGCTTATCCCCCCCTGGCAGTGCAACTTCTGGCGCTGGCTCATCGCCCTGATCATTCTGCTGCCCTTTGCCGGAAAGCACTGGCGCACTGACTGGCCCGCCATCAAAAAAAACTGGCGCGGGCTTTCTCTTTTGGGCATTCTTGGCGTCACCCTGCTCAATACCCTTCTGTACAAGGCCGGGCAGACCACGGAAAGCATCAATATGGCACTGCTGGTTCCCACGGCCCCGGTGGTTATCCTGATACTTTCACGCGTGCTCTACAACGAACCGATTTCTCCGCGCCGCATGGCGGGCGTGCTCGTGGTCCTTGCAGGGGTAGCCATACTGGTCAGCCGCGGCCAATGGGACCGGCTGGCCCACCTGCGCTTCAACGAAGGAGATCTGTGGGCCCTGGGCGGCGTACTGTGCTTCGGCCTCTATTCCCTGTTCATACGCCAGCGCAGTCCCGACATCTCGCCTATGGGCTTCAGCATAGCCACCTTTGCCCTGGGTTTGCTGTACTCCCTGCCCTTTACCGCCATTGAAGCCTTTATGCTGCCCCTGCCGCAGATGTCCGCCACGCTGGTCATAAGCGTGCTTTACGCAGGCATCGGCTGCTCGGCCCTGTCGTTCTGGCTGTGGACCGTTGCTGTGGACCGTATCGGCCCGGTACGGGCGGGCATGGTCTATTACAGTCTGCCTGTTTTCGCAGGCATTGCCGCAAGCATTGTGCTGCACGAGCGCGTGGCCCCGGCCCAGCTGGCAGGCGGCGCACTGGTTATCAGCGGCATCATCATCGCCACGCTGGTTCTGCCCCAGCACAGGGCAAAAGCCTGA
- the yedF gene encoding sulfurtransferase-like selenium metabolism protein YedF gives MDLLDCRGLACPQPVIRCRTAVDGGAVALEVVVDNAPALENVQRFLHSRGYTSEAIQETPQCWRITAALHTAESGLSAGAAPAALSRTAESDGEEGLGTQTLVLLTTETLGRGDDTLGAKLMENFLATLPELGPRLWRLVLVNGGVKLAARPGPALESLQRLAASGVSILVCGACLGHYGLLEAKAVGETSNMLDIVTSLDLAGKVIRP, from the coding sequence ATGGATCTTCTCGATTGCAGAGGACTTGCCTGCCCCCAGCCGGTCATCCGTTGCCGCACTGCCGTTGACGGAGGAGCCGTGGCGCTGGAAGTAGTGGTCGACAATGCACCTGCGCTGGAAAATGTGCAGCGTTTTCTTCACAGTCGCGGCTATACATCTGAAGCTATACAAGAAACCCCCCAGTGCTGGCGCATCACGGCCGCACTGCATACCGCCGAAAGCGGGCTGTCCGCCGGGGCTGCTCCGGCGGCTTTGTCACGCACCGCAGAAAGTGATGGAGAGGAAGGGCTGGGTACACAGACCCTTGTTTTGCTGACCACAGAAACCCTGGGGCGAGGTGATGACACCCTGGGTGCGAAACTTATGGAAAATTTTCTGGCGACACTGCCGGAACTGGGACCACGTCTGTGGCGTCTGGTGCTTGTCAACGGTGGCGTGAAGCTGGCGGCCCGACCGGGTCCGGCGCTTGAGTCGCTGCAGCGGCTGGCGGCATCGGGTGTTTCCATTCTGGTGTGCGGTGCCTGTCTTGGGCATTACGGCCTGCTGGAGGCCAAGGCCGTGGGGGAAACGTCAAACATGCTTGATATTGTAACCAGCCTTGATCTTGCGGGTAAGGTCATCAGGCCCTGA
- a CDS encoding XTP/dITP diphosphatase codes for MSTQPIRIVLATHNAGKVRELADPLARFGVEVLSLEAFPHIGEIEETGVTFEENACIKAREVARLTGLVSIADDSGLEVDALDGKPGVYSARYSDDWQSLPDESRDDRNIRKLLHELADVPENKRGCRFVSCMACVRPDGAEMVVRGNWEGTLLHAPRGQNGFGYDPVFFDKDIQKTAAELTRDEKNARSHRGNALRALLAKWQSFMGA; via the coding sequence ATGAGTACACAGCCCATACGTATCGTGCTGGCGACCCACAATGCGGGGAAAGTACGCGAACTGGCCGACCCGCTGGCCCGATTCGGTGTGGAGGTACTGAGTCTTGAGGCCTTTCCTCACATTGGTGAAATTGAAGAAACCGGTGTAACTTTTGAAGAAAACGCCTGCATCAAGGCGCGTGAGGTAGCCCGCCTGACCGGCCTCGTGAGCATTGCCGACGATTCCGGCCTGGAGGTGGACGCCCTGGACGGCAAGCCCGGCGTCTATTCGGCCCGCTATTCCGACGACTGGCAAAGCCTGCCCGACGAAAGCCGGGATGACCGCAATATCCGCAAACTGCTGCACGAACTGGCGGATGTTCCGGAAAATAAAAGAGGTTGCCGCTTTGTGAGCTGCATGGCCTGCGTGCGGCCCGACGGCGCGGAAATGGTCGTTCGCGGCAACTGGGAAGGCACACTGCTTCATGCCCCGCGTGGCCAGAACGGCTTTGGTTATGACCCTGTCTTTTTTGATAAAGACATACAAAAAACCGCAGCAGAACTGACCAGGGACGAAAAAAATGCCCGCAGCCACAGGGGCAACGCCCTGCGCGCGCTTCTGGCAAAGTGGCAGAGCTTTATGGGCGCGTAA
- a CDS encoding N-acetylneuraminate synthase family protein: MKLMDIFAVPAPEVCIPVPYVIAEAGVNHEGSMDIARRLIDEAAEGGAQAIKFQTYKAGTLASKDSPAYWDTSKEPTRSQYELFKKHDSFWKNEFEALKKYCDAAGIAFMSTPFDVESAHFLNDLMDVFKISSSDITNKPFIRILCDFDKPILLSTGAAHLHEIAEAVEWIEAKGNKLALLHCVLNYPTADENAALGMIPALARHFPQHAIGYSDHTLPRDMHILETATLLGARVLEKHFTHDKSLPGNDHYHAMDKNDLRRFFERLNATLASVGDLSLRALPEEEPARQHARRSLVTARAIPAGTPVTAADLTWKRPAHGISPRNYDEVLGMRARHDLAEDTVLHWSDLENGHKG, encoded by the coding sequence ATGAAACTCATGGATATATTTGCTGTTCCTGCCCCCGAAGTGTGTATTCCCGTCCCCTATGTGATTGCCGAAGCCGGGGTGAACCATGAGGGCAGCATGGACATTGCCCGCAGGCTCATTGACGAAGCCGCCGAAGGCGGCGCGCAGGCCATCAAGTTTCAGACCTACAAGGCGGGAACCCTGGCCTCCAAGGATTCTCCGGCCTACTGGGACACCAGCAAGGAACCCACCCGGAGCCAGTACGAGCTGTTTAAAAAGCATGATTCGTTCTGGAAAAATGAATTTGAAGCTCTCAAAAAATACTGTGATGCGGCGGGCATTGCCTTCATGTCCACGCCGTTTGATGTTGAATCAGCCCATTTTCTCAATGATCTTATGGATGTGTTCAAGATTTCCTCATCGGATATCACTAACAAGCCCTTTATTCGCATTCTCTGCGATTTCGACAAGCCCATCCTGCTTTCCACAGGTGCGGCCCACCTGCACGAAATTGCCGAAGCTGTGGAATGGATCGAGGCAAAAGGCAACAAGCTTGCCCTGCTGCATTGTGTGCTCAACTATCCCACGGCAGACGAAAACGCGGCTCTGGGCATGATTCCGGCTCTCGCCCGCCACTTTCCGCAGCATGCCATCGGCTATTCCGACCACACCCTGCCCAGGGACATGCATATTCTTGAAACAGCCACCCTGCTGGGCGCCCGAGTGCTTGAGAAGCATTTTACCCACGACAAGTCCCTGCCGGGTAATGACCATTACCACGCTATGGACAAGAATGACCTGCGTCGTTTCTTTGAAAGGCTTAACGCCACTCTTGCTAGTGTGGGCGACCTGAGCCTGCGCGCCCTGCCGGAAGAAGAACCTGCCAGGCAGCATGCCCGACGCTCTCTGGTTACGGCGCGGGCCATACCTGCCGGTACGCCTGTCACCGCCGCCGACCTGACATGGAAGCGCCCGGCCCACGGCATCTCGCCGCGTAATTATGACGAGGTGCTGGGCATGCGCGCCCGCCACGATCTGGCGGAAGACACGGTGCTGCACTGGTCTGATCTGGAAAACGGACACAAGGGTTAA
- a CDS encoding 4Fe-4S dicluster domain-containing protein codes for MTEHIQVVPDKCRACRRCEVACIAAHHGMSFKEAMKHRDELVSRVQVVKAEGFKTTVRCHQCPHAPCVNVCPTGALQQDEQGRIIMRVQYCVACKMCMAACPYGTITMETIGMPTVDGEDGETIAQRARREVAVRCDMCRAWRMENGKRITACMEACPAHALSLVLADGTVVEAPKPEKKAVAAAARPEAPKAETTPENGTQAAAGTETAAAEKSISAASEQEISVTSATPAPQTASAAAAAPVAEKKDPAPEAEKADAAEAEKISVTETAPTAKAKADEPSAGQVQADETPAAENAEDAAFSPAATAKDKPVSAPKTAPQAPAEPAGSHAAAKVEEAQQTVKSPAPATAEKKPAAVTTVEKKSAAAAKKPAAKGSKKTAKKSGKK; via the coding sequence ATGACTGAACATATCCAGGTCGTACCCGACAAATGCCGCGCCTGTCGCCGCTGTGAAGTGGCCTGTATTGCCGCCCACCACGGCATGAGTTTCAAAGAGGCCATGAAGCATCGCGATGAACTGGTATCGCGCGTGCAGGTGGTCAAGGCCGAAGGCTTCAAAACCACCGTGCGCTGTCACCAGTGCCCCCATGCTCCCTGCGTCAATGTGTGCCCCACCGGGGCGCTGCAACAGGATGAGCAGGGGCGCATCATCATGCGCGTCCAGTATTGCGTGGCCTGCAAAATGTGTATGGCGGCCTGCCCCTACGGAACCATCACTATGGAAACCATCGGCATGCCCACGGTAGACGGCGAAGACGGCGAAACCATCGCCCAGCGCGCCCGCCGCGAAGTAGCCGTGCGTTGCGACATGTGCCGCGCGTGGCGGATGGAAAACGGCAAACGCATTACCGCCTGCATGGAAGCCTGCCCCGCCCACGCCCTCTCGCTGGTGCTGGCCGACGGCACGGTTGTGGAAGCACCCAAGCCGGAAAAGAAGGCTGTGGCCGCCGCAGCCAGACCAGAGGCTCCCAAGGCTGAAACAACCCCGGAAAACGGCACACAAGCTGCCGCAGGCACCGAAACCGCAGCCGCAGAAAAAAGCATATCTGCCGCCAGTGAGCAAGAAATTTCCGTAACATCGGCCACGCCCGCTCCCCAGACGGCATCCGCCGCTGCGGCCGCACCCGTGGCGGAGAAAAAAGATCCTGCGCCCGAAGCCGAAAAGGCAGACGCCGCCGAAGCTGAAAAAATATCCGTCACCGAAACCGCCCCTACTGCAAAGGCAAAGGCCGATGAGCCTTCCGCCGGGCAGGTACAGGCGGATGAAACTCCCGCTGCGGAAAATGCAGAAGATGCCGCGTTCTCTCCCGCCGCAACGGCCAAAGACAAACCCGTAAGCGCTCCGAAAACCGCTCCCCAGGCCCCTGCCGAGCCTGCTGGATCCCATGCTGCCGCCAAGGTTGAAGAAGCCCAGCAAACTGTAAAATCCCCGGCCCCCGCGACAGCGGAAAAAAAGCCCGCAGCCGTAACAACGGTTGAAAAAAAATCCGCAGCCGCAGCAAAAAAACCTGCGGCGAAGGGCAGCAAAAAAACGGCAAAAAAGAGCGGCAAAAAATAG
- a CDS encoding hydrogenase maturation nickel metallochaperone HypA/HybF, whose product MHEASLVQGLLDICLKSLKDHNEAHPENQVERIHKVECQLGLIACVEAQTLTACFELFAEGTPAEGAQLLLHTAPLPCRCTDCSHEFSLTQRHFVCPSCGGENIHFNGGHGLTLMALHVASEETDHD is encoded by the coding sequence ATGCATGAAGCGAGTCTGGTTCAGGGCCTTCTGGACATCTGCCTGAAGTCTCTGAAAGATCACAACGAGGCGCACCCTGAAAACCAGGTAGAGCGCATACACAAGGTGGAATGCCAGCTTGGCCTTATCGCCTGCGTGGAGGCGCAAACCCTTACCGCCTGCTTTGAGCTTTTTGCGGAAGGAACCCCGGCCGAAGGAGCGCAATTGCTTTTGCATACAGCGCCCCTGCCCTGCCGCTGTACTGATTGCAGCCATGAATTCAGCCTGACGCAACGGCATTTCGTCTGTCCCAGTTGCGGCGGCGAGAACATCCACTTCAACGGGGGCCACGGACTTACCCTGATGGCCCTGCACGTTGCATCCGAGGAAACGGACCATGACTGA
- a CDS encoding ABC transporter ATP-binding protein — protein sequence MQPLLRLDSLSITFQTDDGPLPAVRDVNLSLEQGRITCLVGESGCGKSLTARAILRLMPDNARLDGSIMLHGQNLLQLPPREMRAIRGRRVGMVFQEPMTSLNPVLRVGEQVAEPLRLHLGMNRTKAREEAVALLAEVGIPSPESRYADYPHQLSGGMRQRVMIAMALACRPDLLLADEPTTALDATIQGQILRLMRSRSQQRGMAVLLITHDLGVAAQMAHNVGVMYAGRLVEHAPAEELFSRPLHPYTQGLLQAAPSALSRGLSRLPTIPGSVPTLRAMPQGCPFHPRCGKAMPICSEKMPPDFVRGKRRAVCWLHKNQA from the coding sequence ATGCAGCCTCTGTTGCGCCTGGACAGCCTGTCCATCACATTCCAGACAGATGATGGCCCCCTGCCTGCCGTGCGGGATGTGAATCTCAGCCTGGAGCAGGGACGCATCACCTGCCTTGTCGGCGAATCCGGCTGCGGCAAAAGCCTGACAGCCCGGGCCATACTGCGCCTCATGCCGGATAACGCCCGGCTGGACGGCAGCATCATGCTGCACGGGCAGAACCTGCTGCAACTGCCCCCCCGCGAAATGCGGGCCATACGGGGGCGGCGTGTGGGCATGGTTTTTCAAGAGCCGATGACATCCCTCAATCCCGTGCTCAGGGTGGGGGAACAGGTGGCCGAACCCTTGCGCCTGCACCTCGGCATGAACCGGACAAAAGCCCGTGAAGAAGCCGTGGCCCTGCTGGCAGAAGTGGGCATTCCTTCGCCCGAAAGCCGTTATGCCGATTATCCGCATCAGCTTTCCGGCGGCATGCGACAAAGGGTGATGATCGCCATGGCCCTTGCCTGCCGCCCGGACCTGCTGCTGGCAGACGAGCCGACCACAGCGTTGGACGCCACCATCCAGGGGCAGATACTGCGCCTTATGCGTTCCCGCAGCCAGCAGCGCGGCATGGCGGTGCTGCTCATCACGCATGACCTGGGCGTAGCCGCCCAGATGGCCCACAACGTGGGCGTCATGTATGCCGGACGGCTTGTGGAACACGCCCCGGCGGAGGAGCTTTTTTCCCGCCCGCTGCACCCCTACACCCAGGGTCTGCTTCAGGCCGCCCCCAGCGCGCTTTCACGCGGGCTCAGCCGCCTGCCCACCATCCCGGGCAGCGTGCCTACCCTGCGCGCCATGCCTCAGGGCTGCCCTTTTCATCCCCGTTGCGGCAAAGCCATGCCCATATGCAGCGAAAAAATGCCCCCGGACTTCGTTAGGGGTAAACGCCGGGCGGTCTGCTGGCTACACAAAAATCAGGCATAA
- a CDS encoding bacteriohemerythrin, with protein MGIILQLFILCSLCGMVFMEKPQGLQWLLPAFAAACAVADALLWLKRRAGDKKLREQSDALFAEGAPAREGDVAERAEYCFSHLHDAEQVVAEDAEAIKDMRAMAEEFKTRLASVEEEKKKLHNKSERGAMVLHKAHTVCSNLSTEVRDLASLVVEVSKGVESQRASLTDTSRAMEEVSQAAFESSTRVQELSESAQRSSASAATGEREVEGALSSIEKLKDIIVQLKTAMAGLGEKASNIGHVMAVINEVADQTNLLALNAAIEAARAGDAGRGFAVVADEVRKLAEKTMGATKEVEEAVHAIQAETQINVQTVDRAARLSVDGAEQAARAGAFMRDILHAMNETADHLQTIAKSVKEQSEQSVGTSGTMGEIRHISEQTAASMETFIAALLSFQSGMEGLDMTINALVTGDYEQATSDKFVQWTPKLDLHVAMVDRQHRLLVDYINELYTAMAHNRTSEDLQAILRKLRDYTATHFADEEKLFTATAYLGAAEHMKIHRKFVAKLDEVEEQLKSGTATVSMDLLTFLKDWLVQHIMGTDPTYLPYLKKEDFEQDHGR; from the coding sequence ATGGGCATTATACTGCAACTCTTTATATTGTGTTCTCTCTGCGGCATGGTCTTTATGGAAAAACCGCAAGGCCTGCAATGGCTGCTGCCTGCCTTTGCCGCAGCCTGTGCCGTGGCGGATGCGCTCCTTTGGTTGAAACGCAGGGCCGGGGACAAAAAACTGCGGGAGCAGAGCGACGCTCTTTTTGCCGAAGGCGCCCCCGCCCGTGAAGGCGACGTGGCGGAACGGGCCGAATACTGCTTCAGCCACCTGCACGATGCCGAACAGGTTGTGGCGGAAGACGCCGAGGCCATCAAGGATATGCGCGCCATGGCCGAAGAGTTCAAAACGCGTCTGGCCAGTGTTGAAGAAGAAAAAAAGAAGCTGCACAACAAATCCGAGCGCGGGGCCATGGTCCTGCACAAGGCGCATACCGTGTGCAGCAATCTTTCCACCGAGGTACGCGATCTGGCGAGCCTGGTCGTCGAGGTAAGCAAGGGCGTTGAGTCGCAGCGCGCCAGCCTTACTGACACCAGCCGGGCCATGGAAGAGGTTTCACAGGCGGCTTTCGAATCTTCAACCAGGGTACAGGAACTTTCAGAAAGCGCCCAGCGCTCCAGCGCCAGTGCCGCCACAGGTGAACGCGAAGTGGAAGGCGCACTGTCTTCCATCGAAAAGCTCAAAGACATTATCGTGCAGCTCAAAACCGCCATGGCCGGACTGGGAGAAAAAGCCAGCAACATCGGTCATGTCATGGCAGTCATCAACGAAGTGGCCGACCAGACCAACCTGTTGGCCCTCAACGCCGCCATTGAAGCCGCCCGTGCCGGAGATGCCGGACGGGGTTTTGCCGTGGTGGCCGACGAGGTGCGCAAACTGGCCGAAAAAACCATGGGGGCCACCAAGGAAGTGGAAGAAGCCGTGCACGCCATACAGGCTGAAACACAGATCAATGTGCAGACTGTGGACAGGGCCGCCCGCCTGAGCGTGGACGGCGCCGAACAGGCCGCGCGGGCCGGGGCCTTCATGCGTGATATTCTCCATGCCATGAACGAAACCGCCGATCATCTCCAGACCATAGCCAAAAGCGTCAAGGAGCAGTCCGAGCAAAGCGTCGGCACCAGCGGCACCATGGGCGAAATCCGCCACATATCGGAACAGACGGCCGCCAGCATGGAAACATTCATCGCGGCCCTGCTGAGTTTCCAGAGCGGCATGGAAGGACTGGACATGACCATCAACGCACTGGTTACCGGCGACTACGAGCAGGCCACCTCGGACAAGTTCGTCCAGTGGACGCCCAAGCTCGACCTGCATGTGGCCATGGTGGACAGGCAGCACCGGCTGTTGGTTGACTATATCAACGAGCTGTACACGGCCATGGCCCACAACCGCACTTCAGAAGACCTTCAGGCCATCCTGCGCAAGCTGCGCGACTATACGGCCACACACTTCGCAGATGAAGAAAAACTGTTTACCGCCACCGCCTATCTGGGCGCGGCGGAGCATATGAAAATACACAGAAAATTTGTGGCAAAACTGGACGAAGTGGAAGAGCAGCTCAAATCCGGCACTGCCACCGTGAGCATGGACCTGCTGACCTTCCTCAAGGACTGGCTCGTACAGCACATTATGGGTACAGACCCCACATACCTGCCCTACCTCAAAAAAGAAGACTTCGAGCAGGATCATGGCCGCTAG